The following coding sequences lie in one Catharus ustulatus isolate bCatUst1 chromosome 5, bCatUst1.pri.v2, whole genome shotgun sequence genomic window:
- the LOC116996551 gene encoding toll-like receptor 2 type-1, translating to MTSTQVLKHSMQYTSKMSIQAKHKSKTTHTWQMLAIYMVLAASLSEQQALKQACASCYASQHCNCSSMGLDFIPPGLTAKITVLNLAHNRIKHIQSQDLQQAVNLRALLLQSNKISSIDEDSFQSLAKLELLDLSNNSLAHLSPLWFGHLFSLQHLHLQGNSYRDLGQSSPFSGLRNLSSLHLGNPWFSVIRQGNFEGIELLHKLWIDGSNLNQYEQGSLKSIKEINHMIINIRDSNIFSEIVRDLLHSVSWLEITEIKLPVEKKSLVQNSTRPFRIQKLTFKEAFFTDETISQAIVLLKEITSLKELEAINCVLEGKGIWNTEEISRSGQSFVETVTIIKIIIQNFHLFFDLEGMESQINKLKRLTIASSNVFMVPCNLARHFSSLLYLDFHDNLLVNKRLDETICKGSWPSLQTLNLSQNSLKSLEQTAKYTSRLPKLNNLDISQNNFGEIPDVCEWPENLKYLNLSSTQIPKVTTCIPPMLEVLDVSANNLKEFGLQLPFLKELYLTRNQLKTLPGAAPIPNLVVLSVRRNKLNSFSKEAFESFRRMELLDASDNNFICSCEFLSFIHHEARIAQVLMGWPDKYVCDSPLAVRGALVDTVHLSMVECHRSLVVSLICVLVFLVILLLVAVGYKCHIVWYLRMTWAWLQAKRKPKRAPPKDVCYDAFVSYSENDSDWVENTMVRELEQACPPFRLCLHKRDFVPGKWIVDNIIDSIEKSHKTLFVLSKHFVQSEWCKYELDFSHFRLFDENNDAAILILLEPIQSNVIPKRFCKLRKIMNTKTYLEWPAAEEQQEMFWENLKGALKS from the coding sequence CAAAATGTCCATCCAAGcaaaacacaaatcaaaaaCTACACACACCTGGCAAATGTTGGCCATCTACATGGTCTTAGCTGCAAGCCTCTCCGAACAGCAAGCACTGAAGCAGGCTTGTGCTTCATGCTATGCCAGTCAGCATTGCAACTGCTCCTCCATGGGCTTGGACTTCATTCCCCCTGGGCTCACAGCCAAAATCACAGTGTTAAACCTGGCCCACAACAGGATAAAGCACATCCAATCCCAGGacctgcagcaggctgtgaacctgagagccctgctgctgcagtccAACAAAATCAGCTCCATAGATGAGGACTCATTTCAGTCCCTGGCAAAACTGGAGCTCTTGGACTTATCAAATAACAGCTTGGCTCACTTGTCCCCTCTGTGGTTTGGGCACCTTTTTTCACTCCAGCACCTTCATCTTCAAGGCAATTCCTACAGAGACCTGGGGCAGAGCTCCCCCTTTTCTGGCCTGAGGAACCTGAGCTCTCTCCACCTGGGTAACCCGTGGTTCTCTGTGATAAGGCAAGGGAATTTTGAAGGCATTGAGCTTCTGCACAAGTTGTGGATTGATGGTAGCAATCTCAATCAGTACGAGCAGGGAAGTTTGAAATCAATTAAGGAGATAAATCACATGATCATAAACATAAGAGATAGTAATATATTCTCAGAAATTGTTAGGGACCTTCTGCACTCTGTCTCTTGGCTGGAAATTACAGAAATCAAATTAccagttgaaaaaaaaagcctggtGCAAAATTCTACACGTCCTTTTAGGATACAAAAACTTACGTTTAAGGAAGCCTTCTTCACAGATGAAACTATTAGCCAAGCAATAGTGTTACTGAAGGAAATCACATCTTTAAAAGAGTTAGAGGCAATCAATTGTGTGCTTGAGGGGAAGGGAATATGGAACACTGAAGAAATTTCAAGGAGTGGGCAAAGTTTTGTTGAAACAGTAACAATAATAAAGATAATTATtcagaattttcatttattttttgatCTGGAAGGTATGGAAtcacaaataaacaaactaaaAAGACTCACTATTGCAAGCTCTAATGTTTTCATGGTACCATGCAACCTTGCAAGACATTTTTCATCACTTCTGTATCTGGACTTTCATGATAATTTGCTTGTAAATAAGCGTTTAGATGAGACAATCTGTAAAGGTTCCTGGCCTTCATTGCAAACATTAAATCTAAGTCAGAACTCTCTAAAATCTCTGGAACAGACTGCAAAGTATACATCTCGTCTACCCAAACTGAATAATCTTGACATTAGCCAGAATAATTTTGGTGAGATTCCTGATGTGTGTGAATGGccagaaaatctgaaatatttaaacctATCCAGCACTCAAATTCCTAAAGTAACCACCTGCATTCCTCCAATGCTGGAAGTTTTGGATGTTAGTGCAAACAACCTGAAGGAGTTTGGACTGCAGCTCCCATTTCTGAAAGAGCTGTACCTCACAAGAAACCAGCTGAAGACCCTGCCGGGTGCCGCACCCATTCCAAACTTAGTGGTCTTGTCTGTCCGAAGAAACAAGCTGAACAGTTTCTCCAAGGAGGCATTTGAGTCCTTCAGAAGAATGGAGCTTCTGGATGCCAGTGACAACAACTTCATCTGCTCCTGTGAGTTCCTCTCCTTCATCCATCATGAGGCCAGGATAGCCCAGGTGCTGATGGGGTGGCCGGACAAGTACGTGTGTGACTCTCCACTGGCGGTGAGAGGGGCGCTGGTTGACACTGTGCACCTCTCCATGGTGGAGTGCCACAGGTCCCTGGTGGTGTCATTGATCTGTGTCCTGGTGTTCCTGGTCATCCTGCTGCTGGTCGCCGTCGGCTACAAGTGCCACATAGTCTGGTACTTGCGGATGACGTGGGCATGGCTGCAAGCCAAGCGGAAGCCCAAGCGAGCCCCGCCAAAGGATGTCTGCTATGATGCTTTTGTCTCCTACAGCGAGAATGACTCTGACTGGGTGGAGAACACTATGGTGCGGGAGCTGGAGCAGGCCTGCCCTCCCTTCCGGCTCTGCCTGCATAAGCGGGACTTTGTGCCTGGGAAGTGGATTGTGGACAACATCATTGATTCAATTGAGAAGAGCCACAAAACGCTCTTTGTGCTGTCCAAGCACTTTGTGCAGAGTGAGTGGTGCAAATACGAGCTAGATTTCTCACATTTCCGCCTCTTTGATGAGAACAACGATGCAGCAATTCTCATCCTCCTGGAGCCCATCCAGAGCAATGTGATTCCCAAGAGGTTCTGCAAGCTGCGGAAGATCATGAACACAAAGACCTACCTGGAGTGGCctgctgctgaagagcagcaggagatgttTTGGGAAAACTTGAAAGGAGCCTTGAAGTCATAG
- the TLR2 gene encoding toll-like receptor 2, with protein MHLIFALTAFHILGIIMMTHTWQMLAIYMVLAASLSEQQALKQACASCYASQHCNCSSMGLDFIPPGLTAKITVLNLAHNRIKHIQSQDLQQAVNLRALLLQSNKISSIDEDSFQSLAKLELLDLSNNSLAHLSPLWFGHLFSLQHLHLQGNSYRDLGQSSPFSGLRNLSSLHLGNPWFSVIRQGNFEGIELLHKLWIDGSNLNQYEQGSLKSIKEINHMIINIRDSNIFSEIVRDLLHSVSWLEVRRIALSIAAEMQVLRVMSSSFAKKISLRKILLTDDTVPEIASILEDMPKLVELELVDCRLIGTGQWKMQIQAKQSKTLRVLTVKKLSIEEFYLFTDLHAVEDLLSLFTRLTVQNTKVFLVPCRISQKLRSLEYLDLSANLLGDMSLEHSACQGGWPSLQTLNLSQNSLSDLEMTSRSLSHLGNLIVLDISQNNFGEIPDVCEWPENLKYLNLSSTQIPKVTTCIPPTLEVLDVSANNLKEFGLQLPFLKELYLTRNQLKTLPGAAPIPNLVVLSVRRNKLNSFSKEAFESFRRMELLDASDNNFICSCEFLSFIHHEARIAQVLMGWPDKYVCDSPLAVRGALVDTVHLSMVECHRSLVVSLICVLVFLVILLLVAVGYKCHIVWYLRMTWAWLQAKRKPKRAPPKDVCYDAFVSYSENDSDWVENTMVRELEQACPPFRLCLHKRDFVPGKWIVDNIIDSIEKSHKTLFVLSKHFVQSEWCKYELDFSHFRLFDENNDAAILILLEPIQSNVIPKRFCKLRKIMNTKTYLEWPAAEEQQEMFWENLKIALRS; from the coding sequence ATGCATCTTATATTTGCTCTGACTGCATTTCATATTTTAGGCATTATAATGATGACACACACCTGGCAAATGTTGGCCATCTACATGGTCTTAGCTGCAAGCCTCTCCGAACAGCAAGCACTGAAGCAGGCTTGTGCTTCATGCTATGCCAGTCAGCATTGCAACTGCTCCTCCATGGGCTTGGACTTCATTCCCCCTGGGCTCACAGCCAAAATCACAGTGTTAAACCTGGCCCACAACAGGATAAAGCACATCCAATCCCAGGacctgcagcaggctgtgaacctgagagccctgctgctgcagtccAACAAAATCAGCTCCATAGATGAGGACTCATTTCAGTCCCTGGCAAAACTGGAGCTCTTGGACTTATCAAATAACAGCTTGGCTCACTTGTCCCCTCTGTGGTTTGGGCACCTTTTTTCACTCCAGCACCTTCATCTTCAAGGCAATTCCTACAGAGACCTGGGGCAGAGCTCCCCCTTTTCTGGCCTAAGGAACCTGAGCTCTCTCCACCTGGGTAACCCGTGGTTCTCTGTGATAAGGCAAGGGAATTTTGAAGGCATTGAGCTTCTGCACAAGTTGTGGATTGATGGTAGCAATCTCAATCAGTACGAGCAGGGAAGTTTGAAATCAATTAAGGAGATAAATCACATGATCATAAACATAAGAGATAGTAATATATTCTCAGAAATTGTTAGGGACCTTCTGCACTCTGTCTCTTGGCTGGAAGTGAGAAGAATAGCACTCAGTattgctgcagaaatgcaaGTATTGAGAGTCATGTCTTCATCTTTTGCGAAGAAAATTTCTTTGAGAAAGATCTTACTAACAGATGATACTGTGCCTGAGATTGCCAGCATCTTAGAAGACATGCCAAAATTAGTGGAGCTAGAACTGGTAGACTGTAGACTCATTGGTACTGGAcaatggaaaatgcaaattcaAGCAAAACAATCAAAGACACTTAGAGttctcacagtaaagaaattaTCTATAGAAGAATTTTACTTGTTTACAGATCTTCATGCTGTGGAAGATCTACTATCTCTTTTTACGAGACTCACAGTTCAAAACACCAAGGTTTTTTTGGTCCCATGCAGAATTTCCCAAAAGCTTCGGTCATTAGAATATCTTGACCTTAGTGCAAATTTGCTTGGAGACATGAGTTTAGAACATTCAGCCTGTCAGGGTGGTTGGCCATCACTACAAACTCTGAATTTAAGTCAGAATTCACTGAGTGACTTAGAAATGACAAGTAGAAGTTTATCTCATCTAGGAAACCTAATTGTTTTGGACATTAGCCAGAATAATTTTGGTGAGATTCCTGATGTGTGTGAATGGccagaaaatctgaaatatttaaacctATCCAGCACTCAAATTCCTAAAGTAACCACCTGCATTCCTCCAACGCTGGAAGTTTTGGATGTTAGTGCAAACAACCTGAAGGAGTTTGGACTGCAGCTCCCATTTCTGAAAGAGCTGTACCTCACAAGAAACCAGCTGAAGACCCTGCCGGGTGCCGCACCCATTCCAAACTTAGTGGTCTTGTCTGTCCGAAGAAACAAGCTGAACAGTTTCTCCAAGGAGGCATTTGAGTCCTTCAGAAGAATGGAGCTTCTGGATGCCAGTGACAACAACTTCATCTGCTCCTGTGAGTTCCTCTCCTTCATCCATCATGAGGCCAGGATAGCCCAGGTGCTGATGGGGTGGCCGGACAAGTACGTGTGTGACTCTCCACTGGCGGTGAGAGGGGCGCTGGTTGACACTGTGCACCTCTCCATGGTGGAGTGCCACAGGTCCCTGGTGGTGTCATTGATCTGTGTCCTGGTGTTCCTGGTCATCCTGCTGCTGGTCGCCGTTGGCTACAAGTGCCACATAGTCTGGTACTTGCGGATGACGTGGGCATGGCTGCAAGCCAAGCGGAAGCCCAAGCGAGCCCCGCCAAAGGATGTCTGCTATGATGCTTTTGTCTCCTACAGCGAGAATGACTCTGACTGGGTGGAGAACACTATGGTGCGGGAGCTGGAGCAGGCCTGCCCTCCCTTCCGGCTCTGCCTGCATAAGCGGGACTTTGTGCCTGGGAAGTGGATTGTGGACAACATCATTGATTCAATTGAGAAGAGCCACAAAACGCTCTTTGTGCTGTCCAAGCACTTTGTGCAGAGTGAGTGGTGCAAATACGAGCTAGATTTCTCACATTTCCGCCTCTTTGATGAGAACAACGATGCAGCAATTCTCATCCTCCTGGAGCCCATCCAGAGCAATGTGATTCCCAAGAGGTTCTGCAAGCTGCGGAAGATCATGAACACAAAGACCTACCTGGAGTGGCctgctgctgaagagcagcaggagatgttTTGGGAAAACTTGAAAATAGCTCTAAGATCCTAG